The following coding sequences lie in one Falco naumanni isolate bFalNau1 chromosome 18, bFalNau1.pat, whole genome shotgun sequence genomic window:
- the LOC121098774 gene encoding LOW QUALITY PROTEIN: signal transducer and activator of transcription 5B-like (The sequence of the model RefSeq protein was modified relative to this genomic sequence to represent the inferred CDS: deleted 1 base in 1 codon) yields MAVWIQAQQLQGEALRQMQALYGQHFPIEVRHYLSQWIESQAWDSIDLENPQENVKATQLLEGLIQELQKKADHQVGEDGFLLKIKLGHYATQLQNTYDRCPMELVRCIRHILYHEQRLVREANNSPSPAGSLVDAMSQKHLQINQTFEELRLITQDSENELKKLQQTQEYFIIQYQENMRLQAQFSQLSQLGPQERLSRETTLQQKKASLEAWLHREAQTLQQYRVDLAEKHQKTLQLLRKQQTTILDDELIQWKRRQQLAGNGGPPEGTLDVLQTWCEKLAEIIWQNRQQIRRAEHLCQQLPIPGPVEEMLSELNGTITDIISALVTSTFIIEKQPPQVLKTQTKFAATVRLLVGGKLNVHMNPPQVKATIISEQQAKALLKNESTRNESSGEILNNCCVMEYHQATGTLSAHFRNMSLKRIKRSDRRGAESVTEEKFTILFESQFSVGGNELVFQVKTLSLPVVVIVHGSQDNNATATVLWDNAFAEPGRVPFAVPDKVQWPQLCEALNMKFKAEVQSSRGLTKENLVFLAQKLFNSTSSHLEDYSSTTVSWSQFNRENLPGRNYTFWQWFDGVMEVLKKHLKPHWNDGAILGFVNKQQAHDLLINKPDGTFLLRFSDSEIGGITIAWKFDSSERMFWNLMPFTTRDFSIRSLADRLGDLSYLIYVFPDRPKDEVFSKYYTPVLCESTPAKAVDGYVKPQIKQVVPEFVSASGDSAPGGATYMDQAPSPAVCSQPHFNMYTQNPDTVLEPEGDFDLDDTIDVARHVEELLRRPMDSQWIPHAQS; encoded by the exons ATGGCGGTGTGGATCCAGGCGCAGCAGCTCCAGGGCGAAGCCCTGCGGCAGATGCAGGCACTCTACGGGCAGCACTTTCCCATTGAGGTGCGGCACTACCTCTCGCAGTGGATCGAGAGCCAGGCATG GGACTCCATCGACCTCGAGAACCCGCAGGAGAACGTGAAGGCGAcgcagctgctggaggggctgatccaggagctgcagaagaagGCAGACCACCAAGTGGGCGAAGACGGCTTCCTGCTGAAGATCAAGCTAGGGCACTATGCCACGCAGCTGCAG AACACGTACGACCGGTGCCCCATGGAGCTGGTGCGCTGCATCCGGCACATCCTCTACCACGAGCAGCGGCTGGTGCGGGAGGCGAATAAT AGCCCCTCGCCAGCTGGCTCCCTGGTGGATGCCATGTCCCAGAAGCACCTGCAGATCAACCAGACCTTCGAGGAGCTGCGGCTCATCACGCAGGACTCTGAGAACGAGCTCAAGAAGCTGCAGCAGACACAGGAGTACTTCATCATCCAGTACCAGGAGAACATGCGTCTCCAAG CCCAGttctcccagctctcccagctgggTCCCCAGGAGCGCCTGTCACGGGAGACGACACTGCAGCAGAAGAAGGCGTCGCTGGAGGCTTGGCTGCACCGGGAGGCCCAGACACTACAGCAGTACCGCGTG GACCTGGCTGAAAAGCACCAGAAGACGCTGCAGCTGCTGCGCAAGCAGCAAACGACCATCCTGGATGATGAGCTGATCCAGTGGAAGCGTCGGCAGCAGCTAGCGGGGAATGGGGGTCCCCCCGAGGGCACCCTGGATGTGCTGCAGACCTG GTGCGAGAAGCTGGCAGAGATCATCTGGCAGAACCGACAGCAGATCCGCCGGGCCGAGCActtgtgccagcagctgccgATCCCCGGCCCGGTGGAGGAGATGCTGTCAGAGCTGAACGGCACCATCACCGACATCATCTCTGCCCTGGTGACCAG caccttcATCATCGAGAAGCAG CCCCCCCAGGTGCTGAAGACACAGACCAAGTTCGCAGCCACTGTGCGGCTCCTGGTGGGGGGGAAGCTGAACGTGCACATGAACCCCCCCCAGGTGAAGGCCACCATCATCAGCGAGCAGCAAGCCAAGGCCCTGCTGAAGAACGAGAGCACCCGCAA TGAGAGCAGCGGGGAGATCCTCAACAACTGCTGCGTGATGGAGTATCACCAGGCCACGGGGACGCTCAGCGCCCACTTCCGCAACATG TCCCTGAAGCGGATCAAGCGCTCAGACCGCCGCGGGGCTGAGTCGGTGACGGAGGAGAAGTTCACCATCCTCTTTGAGTCACAGTTCAGCGTTGGTGGCAACGAGCTGGTCTTCCAGGTGAAG ACGCTGTCCTTGCCCGTGGTGGTGATCGTGCATGGGAGCCAGGACAACAACGCCACGGCCACCGTGCTCTGGGACAACGCCTTTGCTGAGCCT GGCCGCGTGCCCTTCGCCGTGCCCGACAAGGTGCAGTGGCCGCAGCTCTGCGAGGCGCTCAACATGAAGTTCAAGGCGGAGGTGCAGAGCAGCCGCGGGCTGACCAAGGAGAATCTGGTGTTCCTGGCGCAGAAGCTCTTCAACAGCACCAGCTCCCACCTGGAGGACTACAGCAGCACCACGGTGTCCTGGTCCCAGTTCAACCGG GAAAACCTGCCCGGGAGAAATTACACCTTCTGGCAGTGGTTTGATGGGGTCATGGAGGTGCTGAAGAAGCATCTGAAGCCGCACTGGAACGACGG GGCCATCCTGGGCTTCGTCAACAAGCAGCAGGCGCACGACCTGCTCATCAACAAGCCCGACGGGACCTTCCTTCTGCGGTTCAGTGACTCGGAGATCGGTGGCATCACCATCGCCTGGAAGTTTGACTCCT CCGAGAGAATGTTCTGGAACCTGATGCCTTTCACCACCAGGGATTTCTCCATCCGCTCCCTGGCTGACCGCCTCGGGGACCTCAGTTACCTCATCTACGTGTTCCCTGACCGGCCCAAGGATGAGGTTTTCTCCAAGTACTACACGCCGGTTCTCTGTGAGTCCACGCCAG CTAAAGCCGTGGATGGATATGTGAAGCCACAGATCAAGCAAGTAGTGCCAGA GTTTGTCAGCGCATCAGGCGATTCTGCCCCCGGAGGGGCCACCTACATGGACCAGGCTCCCTCGCCTGCtgtctgctcccagccccatttCAACATGTACACCCAGAA CCCCGACACCGTGCTGGAACCTGAGGGTGACTTCGACTTGGACGACACCATCGATGTGGCGAGGCATGTGGAGGAGCTGCTGCGGCGCCCCATGGACAGTCAGTGGATCCCCCATGCCCAGTCGTGA
- the GHDC gene encoding GH3 domain-containing protein isoform X1: MLVALVAVVALVALVAAAALPALPALRHRLARPVLRRAAGRCRRRLELGGTEVRLSQERRLRRLLPAGTARAGSEVFRERHPLGQSCPAGAPGGQVPPLHPWALLRSCWGTDPPLQGSLLYLDALHAAFPRALAPRRTALLSWAPGHPRAPAGWPLPTLYCTPVEAGTLPSRAAALRVQLLLALQERALHVLEAGLASELHDALAALHAGWPELAQDLALGRLSPQPGLPEAVRGRLQALLVPSAARAAELRAECARGPEGIVQRLWPQLEVVVVGTAHGAEQLYCNALRRADCKGLPLYCPFYRAAGALLGVNLWPEEPAPRFLLCPDWAFYEFLPCPAKEEPQTVLLDELWEGREYGLVLTAQPGEYRCRAGEVLRVAGFHKQCPVVEPVRRESQALSVRGESIPEDRFCQSLCRAVGMWPGARLVDYVCVESALLGTSSGAGAPHYEVFVELRGLRDLSEGQRYKLDQCLQEDFPIYKSFRFKGSIGPLRLHLVGAGAFARLREALGTPLPMPRVLREEKLLQLIQSTVIS; the protein is encoded by the exons ATGCTGGTGGCGCTGGTGGCGGTGGTGGCGCTGGTGGCGCTGGTggcggccgcggcgctgcccgccctcCCCGCCCTGCGGCACCGCCTGGCCCGCCCGGTGCTGCGCCGTGCCGCGGGCCGGTGCCGCCGgcggctggagctggggggcacCGAGGTGCGGCTCAGCCAGGagcggcggctgcggcggctgcTGCCCGCCGGCACGGCCCGCG CAGGCTCCGAGGTTTTCCGGGAGCGTCATcccctggggcagagctgccccgCTGGGGCGCCGGGGGGGCAGGTCCCCCCGCTGCACCCCTGGGCGCTGCTTcgcagctgctggggcacagACCCCCCTCTGCAG GGGTCCCTGCTCTACCTGGATGCCCTCCACGCCGCCTTCCCGCGGGCGCTGGCCCCCCGGCGCACggccctgctctcctgggcgCCAGGGCACCCCCGCGCCCCGGCAGGCtggcccctgcccaccctgtaCTGCACCCCGGTCGAGGCGGGCACCCTGCCCTCGCGGGCCGCCGCGCTGCGGGTGCAGCTGCTCTTGGCGCTGCAGGAGCGTGCCCTGCATGTGCTGGAGGCCGGGCTGGCCAGCGAGCTGCACGACGCGCTGGCGGCCCTGCATGCTGGCTGGCCCGAGCTGGCACAGGACCTGGCGCTGGgcaggctgagcccccagcccgggctgcCCGAGGCTGTGCGGGGCCGGCTGCAGGCGCTGCTGGTCCCCAGCGCCGCCCGGGCGGCTGAGCTACGGGCCGAGTGTGCCCGGGGCCCAGAGGGCATCGTGCAGCGCCTGTGGCCAcagctggaggtggtggtggtggggacgGCGCATGGTGCGGAGCAGCTCTACTGCAATGCCCTCCGCCGCGCCGACTGCAAGGGGCTGCCGCTCTACTGCCCCTTCTACCGGGCAGCGGGAG ccctACTAGGTGTGAACTTGTGGCCGGAGGAGCCAGCGCCCCGATTCCTGCTGTGCCCTGACTGGGCTTTTTATGAGttcctgccctgcccggccaAGGAGGAGCCACAGACGGTGCTGCTGGACGAGCTCTGGGAGGGACGCGAGTATGGGCTGGTCCTGACGGCCCAGCCAGGAGAGTACAG GTGCCGTGCTGGGGAGGTGCTGAGGGTGGCCGGCTTCCACAAGCAGTGTCCGGTGGTGGAGCCCGTGCGCAG GGAGAGCCAGGCGCTGAGCGTGCGGGGCGAGAGCATCCCTGAGGACCGGTTCTGCCAGAGCCTGTGCCGCGCTGTGGGCATGTGGCCGGGTGCTCGCCTGGTCGACTACGTCTGCGTGGAGAGTGCCCTGCTGG gcacctcTTCGGGAGCCGGTGCCCCCCATTACGAGGTGTTCGTGGAGCTGCGGGGCCTGCGGGACCTGTCGGAGGGGCAGCGCTACAAG CTGGACCAGTGTCTCCAGGAGGATTTCCCCATCTATAAGTCCTTCCGCTTCAAGGGCAGCATTGGGCCCCTGCGCCTGCACCTGGTGGGGGCTGGGGCCTTTGCCCGGCTGCGGGAGGCCCTGggcacccccctccccatgcccaGGGTCCTGCgggaggagaagctgctgcagctcatccAGAGCACCGTCATCTCCTAG
- the GHDC gene encoding GH3 domain-containing protein isoform X2, with protein MLVALVAVVALVALVAAAALPALPALRHRLARPVLRRAAGRCRRRLELGGTEVRLSQERRLRRLLPAGTARGSEVFRERHPLGQSCPAGAPGGQVPPLHPWALLRSCWGTDPPLQGSLLYLDALHAAFPRALAPRRTALLSWAPGHPRAPAGWPLPTLYCTPVEAGTLPSRAAALRVQLLLALQERALHVLEAGLASELHDALAALHAGWPELAQDLALGRLSPQPGLPEAVRGRLQALLVPSAARAAELRAECARGPEGIVQRLWPQLEVVVVGTAHGAEQLYCNALRRADCKGLPLYCPFYRAAGALLGVNLWPEEPAPRFLLCPDWAFYEFLPCPAKEEPQTVLLDELWEGREYGLVLTAQPGEYRCRAGEVLRVAGFHKQCPVVEPVRRESQALSVRGESIPEDRFCQSLCRAVGMWPGARLVDYVCVESALLGTSSGAGAPHYEVFVELRGLRDLSEGQRYKLDQCLQEDFPIYKSFRFKGSIGPLRLHLVGAGAFARLREALGTPLPMPRVLREEKLLQLIQSTVIS; from the exons ATGCTGGTGGCGCTGGTGGCGGTGGTGGCGCTGGTGGCGCTGGTggcggccgcggcgctgcccgccctcCCCGCCCTGCGGCACCGCCTGGCCCGCCCGGTGCTGCGCCGTGCCGCGGGCCGGTGCCGCCGgcggctggagctggggggcacCGAGGTGCGGCTCAGCCAGGagcggcggctgcggcggctgcTGCCCGCCGGCACGGCCCGCG GCTCCGAGGTTTTCCGGGAGCGTCATcccctggggcagagctgccccgCTGGGGCGCCGGGGGGGCAGGTCCCCCCGCTGCACCCCTGGGCGCTGCTTcgcagctgctggggcacagACCCCCCTCTGCAG GGGTCCCTGCTCTACCTGGATGCCCTCCACGCCGCCTTCCCGCGGGCGCTGGCCCCCCGGCGCACggccctgctctcctgggcgCCAGGGCACCCCCGCGCCCCGGCAGGCtggcccctgcccaccctgtaCTGCACCCCGGTCGAGGCGGGCACCCTGCCCTCGCGGGCCGCCGCGCTGCGGGTGCAGCTGCTCTTGGCGCTGCAGGAGCGTGCCCTGCATGTGCTGGAGGCCGGGCTGGCCAGCGAGCTGCACGACGCGCTGGCGGCCCTGCATGCTGGCTGGCCCGAGCTGGCACAGGACCTGGCGCTGGgcaggctgagcccccagcccgggctgcCCGAGGCTGTGCGGGGCCGGCTGCAGGCGCTGCTGGTCCCCAGCGCCGCCCGGGCGGCTGAGCTACGGGCCGAGTGTGCCCGGGGCCCAGAGGGCATCGTGCAGCGCCTGTGGCCAcagctggaggtggtggtggtggggacgGCGCATGGTGCGGAGCAGCTCTACTGCAATGCCCTCCGCCGCGCCGACTGCAAGGGGCTGCCGCTCTACTGCCCCTTCTACCGGGCAGCGGGAG ccctACTAGGTGTGAACTTGTGGCCGGAGGAGCCAGCGCCCCGATTCCTGCTGTGCCCTGACTGGGCTTTTTATGAGttcctgccctgcccggccaAGGAGGAGCCACAGACGGTGCTGCTGGACGAGCTCTGGGAGGGACGCGAGTATGGGCTGGTCCTGACGGCCCAGCCAGGAGAGTACAG GTGCCGTGCTGGGGAGGTGCTGAGGGTGGCCGGCTTCCACAAGCAGTGTCCGGTGGTGGAGCCCGTGCGCAG GGAGAGCCAGGCGCTGAGCGTGCGGGGCGAGAGCATCCCTGAGGACCGGTTCTGCCAGAGCCTGTGCCGCGCTGTGGGCATGTGGCCGGGTGCTCGCCTGGTCGACTACGTCTGCGTGGAGAGTGCCCTGCTGG gcacctcTTCGGGAGCCGGTGCCCCCCATTACGAGGTGTTCGTGGAGCTGCGGGGCCTGCGGGACCTGTCGGAGGGGCAGCGCTACAAG CTGGACCAGTGTCTCCAGGAGGATTTCCCCATCTATAAGTCCTTCCGCTTCAAGGGCAGCATTGGGCCCCTGCGCCTGCACCTGGTGGGGGCTGGGGCCTTTGCCCGGCTGCGGGAGGCCCTGggcacccccctccccatgcccaGGGTCCTGCgggaggagaagctgctgcagctcatccAGAGCACCGTCATCTCCTAG